A region from the Aegilops tauschii subsp. strangulata cultivar AL8/78 chromosome 5, Aet v6.0, whole genome shotgun sequence genome encodes:
- the LOC109752258 gene encoding uncharacterized protein translates to MRGLSMPVAADIDGATMETFHVSLLDSAKKLAAMRCLTEAYQHEMDRGVDGTPAAEEEDAIGLACFSPRIRDEPFPKGFSLPQDTPKYTGFVKPEDWLVDYSTVVSIANGNKRVAVKYVPLMLQGTAWTKLNNLKPYSGKGLPPPPAGPPASPPQQLAARPDGRLQNEFPEANATYFIFTSEADDKHSQCQHHQEVNAVAPEVPEFMHWSERPISWSHADHPTVMPSPGSYAMVLDSTFSTERRACRFYRILIDGGTSINILYHDTMEKLGIKEKQLVPSRTIFHGIVPGLPCSPIGTKGIITKAGDYQKSAACAATSSRLAQSLIITEEKHLLDRVVAMASKQLSMPSDPKDTEAQGSFQPAKETKKIALDPAHPERHPIVGTNLDSK, encoded by the exons ATGCGGGGTCTGTCCATGCCCGTGGCAGCTGATATCGATGGAGCAACGATGGAAACATTCCACGTCTCGCTCCTCGACAGCGCCAAGAAGTTGGCAGCGATGAGGTGCCTCACTGAAGCCTACCAGCACGAGATGGACCGCGGCGTGGATGGCACCCCGGCTGCTG aagaagaagatgcaatcGGACTAGCCTGCTTCAGCCCCCGCattcgcgacgagcccttccccaaagggttctcgctccctcaAGACACTCCCAAGTACACCGGCTTCGTGAAGCCTgaagactggctggtcgactactccacggtCGTCAGCATAGCTAACGGCAACAAGCGTGTTGCCGTGAAGtatgttccgctcatgctccagggcacggcctgGACCAAGCTGAACAACCTCAAGCCATACAgt GGCAAGGgcctgcctcctccgcctgccggCCCACCGGCTTCGCCTCCTCAGCAGCTGGCGGCCCGCCCAGACGGCCGGCTCCAAAATGAGTTCCCCGAAGCCAATGCCACCTACTTCATCTTCACCAGTGAAGCCGACGACAAGCACAGCCAGTGCCAGCACCACCAGGAGGTGAACGCTGTCGCCCCAGAGGTcccagagttcatgcactggtccgagaggcccatcagctggagccatgCCGACCACCCAACCGTGATGCCGTCGCCGGGTTCTTATGCCATGGTGCTGGATTCCACCTTCTCAACAGAGAGGCGAGCTTGCCGCTTCTACCGGATCCTGATAGACGGTGGTaccagcatcaacatcctctaccatgacaccatggagaagttgggcATCAAGGAGAAGCAACTCGTGCCCAGTCGGACTATCTTCCACGGCATCGTACCTGGACTTCcctgctccccaatcg gcaccaagggcatcatcaccaaAGCCGGCGACTACCAAAAGTCAGCTGCATGCGCAGCTACTAGCAGTCGGCTGGCCCAGTCCCTCATCATCACCGAAGAGAAGCATCTCCTTGACCGggtggtggccatggccagcaagcagctGAGCATGCCATCCGACCCCAAGGACACGGAggctcagggctccttccagccggccaaggaaaccaAGAAGATTGCCTTGGACCCGGCTCACCCGGAGAGACACCCCATCGTGGGAACcaacctcgacagcaaatag